A single genomic interval of Juglans regia cultivar Chandler chromosome 1, Walnut 2.0, whole genome shotgun sequence harbors:
- the LOC108988017 gene encoding LEAF RUST 10 DISEASE-RESISTANCE LOCUS RECEPTOR-LIKE PROTEIN KINASE-like 1.4 isoform X6, with amino-acid sequence MHPFSFPPLILFSFFALIASFPSDVSAAPSSSDCPQTFDCGDLKDLSYPFTLRDDCGLPEFRLTCENDSPELAVESISHRILRLNQTEKTMTLARSDLWNNTCPHEFFNSTLNRNVFDYGKVNEDLTIYYGCSNLTRRPSNLFNCSIDGNPSSDAYFLVGPIPTDPILSVISCTVGVRVKILKTAAAKLTNNRSMLREVLMEGFNVNYSTCVNCLVSVSGGQCGFDLDSAQPICLCDNQPCPAQDDKSKSSDTSLVVGLGVGGAGIVGLLLGFWIFSIMRRRKRLANESKSKDLSTPPSTKGVPAPSINFSQSTPSYPFLKSDLEKGSTYFGAHIFSYEELEEATDNFDSSRVLGDGGFGKVYYGKLRDGRVVAVKRLYENNFKRVEQFKTEVAILTRLRHQNLVTLYGCTSKSSQELLLVYEYIPNGTVADHLNGSRSNSSLLTWPIRLSIAIESAGALAYLHASDVIHRDVKTNNILLDENFCVKVADFGLSRLFPTDVTHISTAPQGTPGYVDPEYYQCYQLTDKSDVYSFGVVLIELISSLRAVDTNRQRQNINLANMAISKIQDHALHELVDPFLGFEKDYTIRRMTTSVAGLAFRCLQQDRDMRPSMDEVLEDLRRIQNEEMGVQKAEVVDISADDVGLLMNFPPPLSPDLVVTDKLVSISTTPNSF; translated from the exons ATGCACCCTTTCTCCTTCCCTCCGCTTatcctcttctctttcttcGCCCTCATTGCTTCCTTTCCCTCTGATGTCTCTGCCGCCCCCTCCTCCTCCGACTGCCCCCAGACCTTTGACTGCGGGGACCTCAAGGACCTCTCCTACCCCTTCACCCTCCGGGACGACTGTGGCCTTCCCGAGTTCCGTCTCACTTGCGAGAACGACTCGCCCGAGTTGGCCGTCGAGTCGATTAGTCACCGAATCCTCCGACTCAACCAGACCGAGAAAACTATGACCCTCGCCCGCTCCGACCTCTGGAACAACACGTGCCCTCACGAATTCTTTAATTCCACTCTGAATCGCAATGTATTTGACTACGGTAAGGTCAATGAGGACCTCACCATCTACTATGGTTGCTCCAATCTGACACGGAGGCCTTCTAATCTATTCAATTGCAGCATCGATGGGAATCCGAGCAGCGACGCTTATTTTCTCGTCGGTCCAATTCCGACCGACCCGATCCTTAGCGTTATTAGCTGCACCGTTGGTGTTAGAGTGAAAATCCTCAAAACGGCGGCGGCTAAGCTCACAAACAATCGGTCCATGCTTAGGGAGGTTTTGATGGAGGGTTTCAATGTGAACTATAGTACGTGTGTCAATTGTCTGGTTTCCGTTTCCGGTGGGCAATGTGGGTTTGATTTGGATTCGGCCCAACCCATTTGCCTTTGTGACAATCAGCCGTGTCCCGCGCAAG ACGACAAAAGCAAAAGTAGTGACACATCACTGGTAGTAG GCCTTGGCGTAGGAGGTGCTGGGATTGTTGGCCTTTTACTAGGTTTCTGGATCTTTTCCATCATGAGACGAAGGAAGAGACTTGCCAATGAATCTAAAAGCAAAGACCTGTCTACACCTCCTTCAACCAAAGGCGTTCCTGCTCCTTCAATTAATTTTTCTCAAAGCACCCCATCTTATCCCTTCTTAAAATCGGATCTTGAAAAGGGAAGCACGTACTTTGGAGCTCATATCTTCAGCTATGAGGAACTGGAAGAAGCCACTGACAATTTTGATTCTTCTAGAGTACTTGGAGATGGAGGCTTTGGCAAAGTTTACTATG GCAAGCTCCGTGATGGGCGGGTAGTTGCAGTGAAGCGCCTATAtgaaaacaatttcaaacgTGTTGAGCAGTTCAAGACTGAAGTTGCAATCCTAACTCGTTTACGGCACCAAAATCTTGTCACCCTGTACGGGTGCACCTCAAAGAGTAGCCAAGAACTTCTCCTTGTTTATGAATACATTCCTAATGGAACTGTCGCTGATCACCTCAATGGAAGCAGGTCAAACTCCAGTTTGCTGACTTGGCCCATTCGGTTAAGCATAGCCATAGAGTCAGCTGGTGCATTGGCCTACCTTCATGCGTCAGATGTTATACACCGTGATGTCAAAACCAACAACATTCTCCTAGATGAGAATTTCTGTGTGAAAGTGGCTGATTTTGGTTTGTCGCGACTGTTCCCAACAGATGTCACCCACATCTCGACGGCTCCACAAGGGACGCCTGGTTACGTTGATCCTGAGTATTACCAGTGCTACCAACTCACTGACAAAAGTGATGTTTATAGCTTTGGAGTGGTCTTGATTGAGCTTATATCATCATTACGAGCCGTCGACACCAATAGACAACGACAAAACATAAACTTGGCTAATATGGCTATCAGCAAGATTCAGGATCATGCATTACATGAGTTGGTCGATCCATTTCTTGGGTTTGAAAAGGATTACACCATAAGGAGGATGACAACCTCAGTTGCAGGACTGGCTTTTCGGTGCTTGCAGCAGGATAGGGATATGCGGCCCAGCATGGATGAAGTACTGGAGGATTTGAGGAGGATCCAGAATGAAGAGATGGGAGTCCAGAAAGCAGAAGTGGTGGATATTAGTGCGGATGATGTTGGACTTTTGATGAATTTTCCTCCCCCACTCTCACCTGATTTGGTTGTGACTGATAAATTGGTTAGCATCTCTACTACGCCAAACTCATTCTAG